The following are encoded together in the Pseudoalteromonas piscicida genome:
- a CDS encoding non-ribosomal peptide synthetase — protein sequence MKLIEQQNKLLPKVLIKLIENSQNNPDKVAFTFIEAQGEVEITFKELEHQARVMAKQLLDNGNKGDRVALLLPNGAAYIISMYACMFAGLVSVPLYPARAKDKHSRIDAVVDNCNSTIIITLSDNLENTKAYFDSSSYDFHSNILTFEELLDGDAIEVDTKIDTDDISYLQYTSGSTGIPKGAIITYGNIAANLDALIAASDSSEKDVFVNWLPLFHDLGLVNTLFLPAYIGAQSVIMSPSDFIRNPLTWLSAIDEYKGTICGGPNFSFDHCCKHITDEQVSQLDLSSWQVAFNAGEPIRAKTFEKFHDKFKLAHFSKEAYYPSYGMAEITVFLSAPLRANSAVTTHFCTESLGAGIAKALDTGETKVNSTTLLGCGQTYTDHRAIIVDPATFEILPDNQVGEIWASGSSVALGYWGREEETAKTFGAQPKGSDEKYLRTGDLGFIYNGEIYIAGRIKDTIIINGTNYYPQDIEFVAEQAIEGLPLGNAAAFSIEDEATEKLVLVQELRPSKDIKEELDSIIHKISEAISTRIGLDIYSIKLVRKGKLLKTSSGKVKRQATKESFLNGDLGEYHGVTFRDEPSELVDNRELTCQIQDNAVQRTTLFEYLQAEISSVTKQPIDKISYDSSLLSLVMNSLRASQLQARLEKTLSVSLPLAELLAVAKVKDLIDTILLKLNNVETGQSIEPQQIIEGKLYPASANQRSLWSLHQREPLQTAYNIHYAFKLESSSFDINRIRCAWDKVIAKHAALRTQFQFADGILNQKISSDLGEYFTHKHCNNSVAIEDALRQAASYHFDLENGPLIRIELISSSEDNYLAITLHHIVTDMHSMMILIEDFKRFYAANTLEAHEQANAFSYVDFTLWQSKVERSEPYQAQHEFWQDRLSNVNPNLELVTDFARPKSYRYDGEVASLLLNSDEKDAVKQFAASNNITMNQLLLSIYFLFLYRYTGQDDIVVGTPSMGRHLSCFNSTVGYFVNPLPIRSSLSQDLTFQQLLTDIKQNLLSAMANSQVPFEHIVNSTLSTRLENFAPLFQTMFVYQTTDAKDYEVLDILLNNSGALALSENERLIPVQSDKSTAQFDLMLEATEFDQSIKLEINYNTSLFERATAENMLNSIKELLFAVIQNQHETLDKVAILSESQEHKVAAMLAPRTRFNNASNTIQSLFEAQVERGAEQIAVESTNGDKLTYLELNKRANQLARHLQAQGIRAGDKIALLIDRNINTVVAILAVLKAGAAYVPLNTTNPSSRLEGILLDAQVDFMICESNTEHTIFDGKKFIIDASAESQKLAEYSSQNLQVDIESNALAYVIYTSGSTGKPKGVMVTHNNVMRLIDSACELYSFSDQDVWTLFHSYSFDVSVWEMWGALFTGAKLIVMPLEIARDSFAMRNLVQHYGVTVLSQTPSAFYPFMAVEGLESYHHELRYVVFGGEKLELQKLQPWFEANSNSQTKLINMYGITETCVHSTFKEIGASALKSTGNLIGQPLGDIGIYICNDSMQIQPFGVIGEMYLTGDCVAKGYLNNETLTSERFFNHQFPGQQSLPVYKSGDLAYLRHDGELCYVSRADDQVKVRGFRIELGEIEGCIQALDGVKEAAVLCVTHDESKKLVGYVVAEQGVDSKGVFTHLKTHLPDYMVPASIMMLDNLPLTANGKLNKSALPKPIYHHANDVQSATVPVTPLELELLDIWARLLSVPKEKISKNDSFFSLGGDSILAIQLSSQAKLAGLSLTPNDIFKHPTIEMQAVVGDKESEVLIECETESRSAPLTAIQKWFFSLDLVDHSRWTQSLRLEVKEGSQQRYIKTHLDS from the coding sequence ATGAAGTTGATTGAACAACAGAATAAACTACTTCCCAAAGTGCTAATAAAGTTGATCGAGAATAGTCAAAATAATCCTGATAAGGTGGCTTTCACGTTTATCGAAGCGCAAGGTGAAGTAGAAATTACTTTTAAAGAGTTGGAGCATCAAGCGAGAGTAATGGCCAAGCAGCTCTTAGATAACGGAAATAAAGGCGATAGAGTTGCGCTTCTACTTCCTAATGGAGCGGCATATATTATCTCGATGTATGCTTGTATGTTTGCTGGCTTAGTATCAGTACCTCTTTATCCTGCTAGAGCAAAAGATAAGCACTCTAGAATAGATGCTGTTGTTGATAACTGTAATTCAACCATCATAATAACATTGAGCGATAACCTAGAAAATACAAAAGCTTACTTTGATAGTAGCAGCTATGATTTTCACAGTAATATCTTAACGTTTGAAGAACTGTTGGATGGTGATGCGATAGAAGTCGACACCAAGATTGATACTGACGATATTTCATATCTACAGTATACCTCAGGTTCTACAGGGATCCCTAAGGGAGCAATTATTACCTATGGAAACATTGCGGCAAACTTAGATGCGTTAATCGCAGCGAGTGATAGCAGTGAAAAAGATGTTTTTGTAAATTGGTTGCCTCTTTTTCATGACTTAGGATTAGTAAATACGCTATTCCTGCCCGCATATATCGGTGCCCAGTCAGTCATTATGTCTCCTTCTGACTTTATTAGAAACCCACTTACGTGGTTGTCCGCCATTGATGAATATAAAGGAACGATATGTGGTGGTCCAAACTTCTCTTTTGATCATTGTTGTAAGCATATTACTGATGAGCAGGTATCTCAGCTAGACCTCAGTAGTTGGCAAGTTGCATTCAATGCGGGGGAGCCTATCAGGGCGAAGACATTTGAGAAGTTTCACGATAAATTCAAATTAGCACACTTTTCAAAAGAAGCTTACTATCCCAGTTATGGGATGGCTGAAATCACCGTATTCTTAAGTGCACCTCTACGCGCTAATTCTGCAGTAACAACACATTTTTGTACAGAGTCCCTTGGCGCGGGAATTGCGAAGGCTTTAGATACTGGTGAAACAAAAGTAAACTCGACAACTCTTTTGGGGTGTGGTCAAACTTATACAGACCATCGCGCTATCATTGTTGATCCAGCAACATTTGAAATCTTACCTGACAATCAAGTTGGTGAAATCTGGGCTAGTGGTAGTAGTGTTGCGTTAGGTTATTGGGGTCGAGAGGAAGAGACTGCAAAGACATTCGGTGCACAGCCTAAGGGGAGCGACGAAAAATATCTAAGAACAGGTGACTTAGGTTTTATCTACAATGGTGAAATATATATCGCAGGTAGAATAAAAGATACCATCATCATTAACGGAACTAATTACTACCCACAAGATATAGAGTTTGTCGCAGAGCAAGCGATAGAGGGATTACCACTTGGAAATGCTGCTGCATTTTCAATAGAAGATGAAGCAACTGAAAAGTTAGTGCTTGTTCAAGAGTTACGGCCAAGCAAAGATATCAAAGAAGAATTAGATTCGATAATTCACAAAATAAGTGAGGCTATCAGTACGCGTATAGGGCTGGATATTTATAGTATCAAGCTTGTACGCAAAGGTAAGTTGTTAAAAACTTCCAGTGGCAAAGTCAAAAGGCAAGCTACAAAAGAGTCATTCTTAAATGGAGATCTTGGAGAGTACCATGGTGTAACATTTAGGGACGAGCCAAGTGAATTGGTTGATAATCGTGAATTAACTTGTCAGATACAAGATAACGCTGTACAGCGCACTACGCTATTTGAATACTTACAGGCTGAGATATCATCCGTTACTAAACAGCCTATTGATAAAATTAGTTACGATAGTTCTTTGTTATCATTAGTGATGAATTCACTGCGAGCGTCACAATTACAAGCCAGATTAGAAAAAACACTTTCAGTCTCTTTGCCACTTGCAGAGTTGCTCGCAGTTGCTAAGGTCAAAGACTTAATTGATACCATTTTATTAAAATTAAATAACGTTGAAACTGGGCAATCCATTGAACCTCAACAGATCATTGAAGGTAAGCTCTATCCCGCAAGCGCAAATCAAAGGTCTTTATGGTCGCTACATCAAAGAGAGCCATTACAAACAGCCTACAATATCCACTATGCCTTTAAGTTGGAGTCATCTAGCTTTGATATTAATCGGATAAGGTGTGCTTGGGATAAGGTGATTGCCAAACATGCAGCATTACGTACGCAATTTCAATTTGCTGATGGCATCCTAAATCAAAAGATTTCTTCTGATCTAGGTGAATATTTTACGCACAAACACTGTAATAACTCTGTTGCAATAGAGGACGCATTACGGCAAGCCGCTTCGTATCATTTTGATTTGGAGAATGGCCCTTTAATTAGAATTGAACTTATCAGTTCCAGTGAAGACAATTATTTAGCGATTACACTTCATCACATTGTGACGGATATGCACTCAATGATGATCTTAATCGAAGACTTTAAGCGCTTTTATGCAGCTAATACACTAGAGGCGCATGAACAAGCGAATGCATTTTCTTATGTTGACTTTACACTGTGGCAAAGCAAAGTGGAGCGCTCTGAACCGTATCAAGCGCAACACGAATTTTGGCAAGATAGATTAAGTAACGTAAACCCTAACCTAGAGCTAGTTACAGATTTTGCTCGCCCTAAGTCATATCGTTATGATGGTGAAGTTGCCTCACTGCTGTTAAATAGCGATGAAAAAGACGCAGTTAAGCAGTTTGCCGCTAGTAATAACATCACGATGAACCAGCTGCTTCTATCCATTTATTTTCTTTTCCTATATAGATATACGGGTCAAGATGACATTGTAGTTGGCACTCCGAGTATGGGCAGGCACCTTAGCTGTTTTAACTCAACAGTTGGGTATTTTGTTAACCCTCTTCCTATTCGAAGCAGTTTAAGTCAAGATCTGACTTTCCAACAGCTACTCACAGATATAAAACAAAACCTATTGTCTGCAATGGCAAATAGTCAGGTACCGTTTGAACATATTGTAAATAGTACCTTAAGTACTCGGCTTGAAAACTTTGCACCCTTGTTTCAAACCATGTTTGTGTACCAAACAACTGATGCAAAAGACTATGAAGTACTTGATATACTGCTCAATAATAGTGGCGCACTTGCCTTGAGTGAAAATGAAAGACTGATCCCGGTACAAAGCGATAAGTCGACTGCTCAGTTTGACTTAATGTTAGAAGCAACAGAATTCGATCAGAGCATAAAATTAGAAATTAACTATAACACTTCGTTATTTGAGCGTGCGACAGCTGAGAATATGCTCAACAGTATTAAAGAGTTGCTATTTGCAGTAATACAAAACCAGCATGAGACCTTAGATAAAGTCGCTATACTAAGTGAATCACAGGAGCATAAAGTGGCAGCTATGCTGGCTCCTCGTACACGCTTCAACAACGCATCAAATACCATTCAATCTTTATTTGAAGCACAAGTAGAAAGGGGTGCTGAGCAAATTGCTGTAGAGTCAACAAATGGCGATAAACTCACGTATCTTGAGCTCAATAAGCGAGCGAACCAGCTCGCTCGCCACTTGCAAGCGCAAGGCATTCGAGCTGGAGATAAGATTGCGCTGTTGATTGATAGAAATATTAATACCGTTGTTGCTATTCTTGCGGTATTAAAAGCTGGAGCTGCTTATGTCCCGCTCAATACGACTAATCCATCATCTCGTTTGGAGGGGATATTATTAGATGCTCAAGTTGATTTTATGATTTGTGAATCTAATACAGAACATACGATATTTGATGGTAAAAAATTCATTATTGATGCAAGTGCTGAGTCACAAAAATTGGCAGAGTATAGTAGCCAAAACTTACAAGTTGATATTGAGAGTAATGCATTAGCTTATGTAATTTATACATCTGGCTCTACCGGTAAGCCTAAAGGCGTGATGGTAACGCATAATAATGTCATGAGACTTATCGACTCAGCTTGTGAACTCTACTCTTTTTCAGATCAGGATGTATGGACTTTATTCCACTCTTATAGCTTTGACGTCTCAGTGTGGGAAATGTGGGGAGCCTTGTTTACAGGAGCTAAATTAATAGTGATGCCGCTTGAGATTGCTCGAGACTCCTTTGCAATGCGTAATTTAGTGCAACACTATGGGGTAACTGTACTTTCTCAAACGCCATCGGCTTTTTATCCTTTCATGGCTGTTGAAGGGCTCGAAAGTTATCATCATGAACTCCGTTACGTGGTTTTTGGAGGAGAAAAATTAGAGCTACAGAAATTACAACCTTGGTTCGAAGCAAACTCAAACTCTCAAACCAAACTAATAAACATGTATGGCATTACAGAAACTTGCGTCCACTCTACTTTTAAAGAAATTGGAGCTTCCGCATTAAAATCTACAGGTAACTTAATCGGCCAGCCTTTGGGTGATATTGGGATTTACATCTGTAATGACAGTATGCAAATACAGCCTTTTGGGGTGATCGGGGAGATGTACCTCACTGGGGATTGTGTCGCAAAAGGTTACTTAAATAATGAAACACTGACGAGTGAGCGATTCTTTAATCACCAGTTCCCTGGTCAACAAAGTTTACCAGTATACAAGTCAGGAGATTTAGCGTACTTGCGACATGATGGTGAACTTTGTTATGTGTCTCGTGCAGACGATCAGGTCAAAGTACGCGGCTTTAGAATAGAATTAGGAGAAATTGAAGGCTGTATTCAAGCGCTAGATGGTGTGAAGGAAGCTGCTGTTTTGTGCGTGACACATGACGAAAGCAAAAAGCTTGTTGGTTATGTCGTGGCAGAACAAGGGGTTGACTCTAAAGGTGTATTTACACATCTGAAAACGCATCTACCGGATTATATGGTTCCTGCATCAATCATGATGCTCGATAACCTACCACTTACTGCCAATGGCAAGTTAAATAAAAGCGCATTGCCTAAACCTATTTATCATCATGCCAATGATGTTCAGTCTGCTACTGTACCAGTCACGCCATTGGAGCTTGAGTTACTGGATATTTGGGCCAGACTGTTGAGCGTGCCGAAAGAGAAAATTTCAAAAAATGATAGCTTTTTCTCTTTGGGTGGTGATTCAATCTTGGCTATTCAACTGTCTTCTCAGGCTAAATTGGCTGGCCTATCACTTACACCAAATGATATTTTCAAGCACCCAACGATTGAAATGCAAGCGGTAGTAGGTGATAAGGAAAGTGAGGTCTTAATAGAATGTGAAACAGAATCCCGTAGTGCTCCACTCACAGCCATTCAAAAGTGGTTTTTCTCGTTGGATTTGGTTGACCATTCTCGTTGGACACAGTCACTAAGACTAGAAGTGAAAGAGGGGTCTCAACAGAGGTATATCAAGACGCATTTGGACAGCTGA
- the astB gene encoding N-succinylarginine dihydrolase, whose protein sequence is MKTIEVNFDGLVGPSHNFSGLSSGNRASQFNKGRISNPKLAALQGLEKMKLLMDSGLTQGILPPQVRPDISMLRRCGFTGSERYIIDKVSKVEPHLLSLCYSSSSMWAANSATISPSSDTSDGKLHITAANLTSKFHRSLEVEGTELALKKIFKDSDKFVHHPALPPAELFKDEGAANQLRFCNEYGDAGFNVFVHNQCATLAENESRQSRQAHESIVRLHQLNSDTTIHLMQNPEVVSKGFFHNDTIAVNNKNVFLYHEMAYIHHDELTAKIAEYFGGRSNFYPICVPSEVISLDLALKTYMFNSQLISINSEHMVLIAPIECSMEPTVKQFLDSIITSDNPVKSIHYVDLRQSMLNGGGPACLRLRVQLTERELAAVHSGVILTPELYAQLRQWIEKYYRDQLRVEDLADPNLYVESCEALDNLSQILDLNSLYFFQQSEI, encoded by the coding sequence ATGAAAACAATAGAAGTAAATTTTGACGGCTTGGTCGGCCCAAGTCACAACTTTTCGGGTTTATCATCAGGAAATCGCGCTTCACAATTTAACAAAGGACGCATATCCAACCCAAAGTTAGCTGCCTTACAAGGGTTAGAAAAAATGAAGTTGTTGATGGATAGTGGTTTAACACAAGGGATACTTCCGCCTCAGGTGAGGCCTGATATTAGCATGCTAAGACGGTGTGGCTTTACGGGAAGTGAGCGCTATATCATTGATAAAGTTTCCAAAGTAGAGCCGCATCTACTGAGCTTGTGTTATTCATCGTCATCAATGTGGGCCGCTAATAGCGCTACAATTTCTCCCAGCTCTGACACGAGTGATGGCAAACTACATATTACGGCTGCTAACCTTACATCTAAGTTTCATCGGAGTTTAGAAGTGGAAGGTACAGAGTTAGCACTAAAGAAAATTTTTAAAGATAGTGATAAATTCGTGCATCATCCTGCATTGCCTCCTGCTGAGTTATTTAAAGATGAAGGCGCTGCAAACCAACTGCGATTTTGCAATGAGTATGGTGACGCAGGTTTTAACGTATTCGTTCATAATCAATGTGCAACACTTGCGGAGAATGAAAGTAGACAGTCGCGTCAAGCGCATGAAAGTATCGTGAGATTACATCAGTTAAACTCAGATACAACCATCCACCTAATGCAAAACCCTGAAGTTGTGTCAAAAGGCTTTTTCCACAACGATACTATTGCTGTAAATAATAAAAATGTTTTTCTCTATCATGAAATGGCTTATATACACCATGATGAATTGACAGCAAAGATAGCCGAATATTTTGGGGGTAGGTCAAACTTTTACCCTATCTGTGTACCTTCAGAAGTGATCAGCCTAGACTTGGCTTTGAAAACGTACATGTTTAATTCTCAGCTTATTTCTATAAATAGTGAACATATGGTATTAATCGCTCCGATTGAATGCAGTATGGAACCAACAGTTAAACAATTTTTGGATAGCATTATCACCTCTGATAACCCTGTGAAGTCGATACATTATGTCGATCTTAGGCAAAGCATGTTAAATGGAGGTGGGCCAGCTTGTCTACGTTTACGTGTACAGCTAACAGAAAGAGAGCTCGCGGCGGTGCACTCAGGGGTTATCCTGACACCTGAACTGTATGCACAGCTTCGTCAGTGGATTGAAAAATACTATAGAGATCAGCTTCGTGTAGAAGATTTAGCTGACCCTAATCTATATGTAGAAAGCTGTGAAGCATTGGATAACCTGTCGCAAATTTTAGATTTAAACTCGCTTTATTTTTTTCAGCAGAGCGAAATATAA
- a CDS encoding winged helix-turn-helix domain-containing protein, translating to MEIKCGNWDVFVDDLVVQLHDEMFKLEPKTMDLLVCLIKNQGAIMSKDALIESVWDGMIVSDHAVTSCIAKLRKVLSQDQSIPVYIETISKRGYRIPKQVYVSVSKREVAEDVSHVPVANNMKLVKILAVLILVLIVVLIVFYSADTLSTVKESHVAEKPLKFQGMHPITSLEGPEKTPRASPDGKFISYLSFNLDEKRWDINISLSSSREIVYSILGVSEFTAPAWSFSSDRIVFHRVGEDYCEIYIAALHEGTWSEKSVYTCELFSHAMDFAWDKKPELIYFNEKPYLTEPAAVFQLNLNTGRKVQVTNPIVSGFGDYRLNYSYDLGLLYFLRNEHWKKSTDFYSLDPLKREIKHLFKKDRLIKYFTLTEAGYPLFSSSKYSFDYFDLLTMKQHSAYRASFPVKHPQIFAGDEKLLFMVESIKGRDLEIFSHNKDVPSSLLKALNTSRDDYSPRFANNTGLLAFISNRNGSPQVFIVDMQGKLISKSKLIEGVHPTDLVWSADDSKVLFLFEQDIYSIDVNTGEHKVTKLYQPYYAFSDVTQDGHSYYLSSDHRLDWQIYKIYGGKVEQVTDKGGYYGIESDDGKYLYFSKFRTKGLWRKDIEADKEELVIPDIDLLNTGGFQILGKYIYYKENTKDGFIVFQFDTENDGLMQFANIKGEIDKGFSVSFDGKYIIYTNNMTEVESDIVMAERLR from the coding sequence ATGGAAATTAAGTGTGGGAATTGGGATGTCTTTGTTGATGATCTTGTTGTGCAGCTCCACGATGAGATGTTTAAATTAGAGCCTAAAACTATGGATCTATTGGTTTGTCTGATTAAAAATCAGGGAGCCATTATGTCTAAGGATGCTCTCATTGAAAGTGTGTGGGATGGAATGATCGTTAGTGACCATGCGGTGACATCTTGTATAGCAAAATTAAGGAAGGTGCTTTCTCAAGATCAGAGTATTCCTGTATACATTGAAACTATCTCCAAACGCGGTTACCGTATCCCCAAACAGGTGTATGTTTCAGTTTCAAAACGAGAAGTGGCTGAAGATGTGAGTCATGTACCAGTAGCCAATAACATGAAACTAGTTAAGATACTAGCAGTCCTGATATTAGTACTAATTGTAGTATTAATAGTTTTTTATAGTGCAGATACGTTATCCACTGTTAAAGAAAGCCATGTAGCAGAGAAACCGCTCAAGTTTCAAGGGATGCATCCGATAACGAGTCTGGAAGGGCCTGAAAAGACTCCGAGAGCTTCACCTGATGGTAAGTTTATTAGTTATTTGTCTTTTAACCTTGATGAGAAAAGATGGGATATAAATATATCGTTATCATCTTCCAGAGAAATTGTTTATAGCATATTAGGTGTTTCTGAGTTTACGGCTCCAGCTTGGTCATTTTCAAGTGATAGAATTGTATTCCATAGGGTTGGGGAAGACTATTGTGAAATTTATATAGCGGCTTTGCATGAAGGGACTTGGAGTGAAAAGAGTGTGTATACTTGTGAGCTATTTAGCCATGCAATGGACTTTGCTTGGGATAAAAAGCCCGAACTTATCTATTTCAATGAGAAGCCTTATCTAACGGAGCCTGCGGCGGTCTTTCAACTAAACTTAAATACTGGGCGAAAAGTGCAGGTAACCAATCCAATAGTGAGTGGTTTTGGAGATTATCGTTTAAACTACTCGTATGATTTGGGGTTGTTATACTTTCTTCGTAACGAGCATTGGAAGAAGAGTACCGATTTTTATAGCTTGGATCCACTTAAGCGAGAGATAAAGCACTTATTTAAAAAAGATAGGTTAATCAAGTATTTTACTTTAACGGAAGCTGGTTATCCTCTGTTTTCCAGTAGTAAGTACTCCTTTGATTATTTTGATTTGTTAACAATGAAACAGCATTCTGCATATCGAGCTTCCTTCCCAGTTAAGCACCCACAGATTTTTGCTGGTGACGAGAAGTTGCTATTTATGGTGGAATCTATAAAAGGAAGAGATCTAGAAATCTTCTCACATAATAAGGATGTGCCAAGTTCCCTGCTTAAAGCCCTGAACACATCTAGGGATGATTATAGTCCTAGGTTTGCTAACAATACTGGGTTACTAGCATTCATATCCAATCGAAATGGCTCACCGCAAGTGTTTATTGTCGATATGCAAGGTAAATTGATTTCTAAGAGTAAGTTGATTGAAGGAGTCCATCCAACAGACTTAGTTTGGTCTGCGGATGATTCAAAGGTTTTATTTTTATTCGAACAAGATATATACTCGATTGATGTAAACACTGGTGAGCATAAAGTTACGAAACTATACCAACCTTATTATGCATTTAGTGATGTAACCCAAGATGGCCATTCATATTATCTTTCCTCCGATCATCGGTTGGATTGGCAGATATATAAAATATACGGTGGCAAAGTTGAGCAAGTGACTGATAAGGGCGGGTACTATGGTATCGAAAGTGATGATGGAAAATATTTATACTTTAGTAAGTTTAGGACTAAGGGGTTGTGGAGAAAAGATATAGAAGCAGATAAAGAGGAGTTGGTGATCCCTGATATTGATCTGTTAAATACTGGTGGATTTCAGATACTAGGGAAATACATTTACTATAAAGAGAACACTAAAGACGGATTTATCGTGTTTCAGTTTGATACTGAGAATGATGGGCTAATGCAATTCGCTAATATCAAAGGTGAGATCGATAAAGGGTTTAGTGTTTCATTTGATGGGAAATATATTATTTATACAAATAACATGACTGAGGTTGAGTCTGACATCGTGATGGCTGAAAGGTTACGCTAG